One window from the genome of Cryobacterium sp. GrIS_2_6 encodes:
- a CDS encoding TetR/AcrR family transcriptional regulator — translation MVSRAESAAATRVALLRAASQLLDGGGPDAVTLRAVGARAGVSRGAPYGHFQDKEHLLTQLAIDAWNEFAEELHRLQRDPQLNPAATLTSALLTLLEIGRERPHLYELMWAAPSGEPSAALLAASGSQDQFLQIVAQVVGQHDVRRYGALLMSSAHGIAGMELSGHLSQDKWNVTGNELISMLVTSIRTRSR, via the coding sequence ATGGTCAGTCGAGCCGAAAGTGCGGCCGCAACTCGAGTAGCACTGCTGCGTGCTGCGTCCCAGCTTCTGGACGGTGGCGGCCCCGATGCGGTGACGCTTCGTGCGGTGGGTGCGCGCGCCGGTGTCTCCCGTGGTGCGCCGTACGGGCACTTCCAGGACAAAGAGCACCTGCTGACACAACTCGCAATCGATGCGTGGAATGAATTTGCTGAGGAGCTCCACCGCCTACAGCGGGACCCACAACTGAATCCGGCCGCCACTCTCACGTCCGCTCTGCTGACGCTCCTTGAGATCGGCCGTGAACGGCCACACCTCTACGAGTTGATGTGGGCTGCACCCTCCGGAGAGCCGTCGGCCGCCCTGCTGGCCGCGAGCGGATCACAAGACCAGTTCCTCCAAATCGTGGCCCAGGTCGTCGGGCAGCACGATGTGCGGCGATACGGGGCCCTGCTCATGTCCAGCGCGCACGGAATCGCAGGAATGGAACTCAGCGGACACCTTTCCCAAGACAAATGGAACGTCACCGGAAACGAACTCATCAGCATGCTCGTCACATCCATCCGAACTCGGTCTCGATAA